The following are encoded in a window of Rhizobium sp. WYJ-E13 genomic DNA:
- a CDS encoding FAD-binding oxidoreductase — translation MALRDAKVGVRNEAGIETVTGILKQRFGERFQTGQAFRAQHAHTTTYIPAQLPDGVFFAETADDVKAAVRVCADHKVPVIGFGTGSSLEGQVNAPNGGISIDFSRMNRVLEVNPEDLDCTVEPGITREALNIHLRDTGLFFPIDPGANASIGGMTSTRASGTNAVRYGTMKDNVLAVTAVTASGEEIRTARRARKSSAGYDLTRLFVGAEGTLGILTSVTLRLHGIPQKIAGGVCAFPSVKAACDAVIMTIQMGIPVARIELVDALQMRASIAYAGLPYEESPALFLEFHGTDETVALQSAAFAEIAAECGGGEFKWAASPEERTKLWKARHDAYWSVRALAPGLAVLSTDVCVPISRLADCVAETQADIEANGLLAPIVGHAGDGNFHVQLLFDDKSAAGIATAEEFVARLNARALAMDGTCTGEHGIGQGKMAFLEQELGGTVDLMRQIKRSLDPDNILNPGKIFHLG, via the coding sequence ATGGCGCTGCGCGACGCAAAGGTCGGGGTGCGAAACGAGGCGGGCATCGAGACCGTCACCGGTATTCTGAAACAGCGCTTCGGAGAGCGCTTCCAGACCGGCCAGGCTTTTCGCGCCCAGCATGCACATACGACCACCTATATTCCCGCTCAGTTGCCCGACGGAGTGTTCTTTGCCGAGACGGCTGACGATGTGAAGGCCGCTGTGCGGGTCTGTGCCGATCACAAAGTGCCGGTCATCGGCTTCGGTACCGGCTCTTCGCTTGAGGGCCAAGTCAACGCGCCGAATGGCGGGATTTCCATTGATTTCAGCCGGATGAACCGGGTGCTCGAGGTCAATCCTGAGGATCTCGACTGCACGGTCGAGCCCGGCATCACCCGCGAGGCGTTGAATATCCATCTGCGCGATACCGGCCTGTTCTTCCCGATCGATCCCGGCGCCAATGCCTCGATCGGCGGCATGACCTCGACGCGGGCTTCCGGCACCAATGCCGTGCGTTACGGCACGATGAAGGACAATGTGCTTGCGGTGACTGCCGTCACCGCATCAGGCGAGGAAATCCGCACCGCGCGGCGCGCCCGCAAGTCTTCGGCCGGCTACGATCTGACACGGCTTTTCGTGGGCGCTGAGGGTACGCTCGGCATCCTGACCTCGGTGACGCTGCGCCTGCACGGCATTCCGCAGAAGATCGCCGGCGGTGTGTGCGCGTTCCCGAGCGTGAAGGCGGCCTGCGATGCCGTCATCATGACGATCCAGATGGGCATTCCGGTGGCACGCATCGAACTCGTCGATGCGCTGCAGATGCGCGCCAGCATTGCCTATGCCGGCCTTCCCTATGAGGAGAGCCCTGCGCTTTTCCTCGAATTCCATGGCACGGATGAAACGGTGGCGTTGCAATCAGCCGCCTTTGCCGAGATCGCGGCCGAATGCGGCGGCGGCGAATTCAAGTGGGCGGCAAGCCCGGAGGAGCGCACGAAGCTCTGGAAGGCGCGCCATGACGCCTATTGGTCGGTGCGCGCGCTCGCACCCGGCCTTGCCGTACTTTCGACCGATGTTTGTGTTCCGATATCGCGGCTTGCGGATTGCGTTGCCGAAACGCAGGCCGATATCGAGGCAAATGGTTTGCTGGCGCCGATCGTCGGCCACGCGGGTGACGGGAACTTCCATGTGCAGCTTTTGTTCGATGACAAGAGTGCCGCGGGGATTGCCACGGCCGAGGAGTTCGTGGCCCGGCTGAATGCGCGGGCGCTGGCAATGGACGGAACATGCACCGGCGAACATGGGATCGGTCAGGGGAAGATGGCATTTCTGGAGCAGGAGCTCGGAGGCACGGTGGATCTGATGCGTCAGATCAAACGCTCGCTCGATCCCGACAATATCCTCAATCCCGGCAAGATTTTTCATCTGGGCTGA
- a CDS encoding aldo/keto reductase, with the protein MEYRNLGASGLRVPVLSFGAGTFGGSGPLFGAWGTTDAEEARRMVDICLEAGVTLFDTADVYSAGASEEVLGQAISGRRDAVLISTKMALPMGERPDDWGTSRSRLIRATEDALRRLGTDYIDLLQLHAFDASTPMEEVLSALDGLVAGGKVRYVGVSNFSGWQLMKALGISERYGYPRHVAHQVYYSLAGRDYEWELMPLAADQQVGALVWSPLAWGRLTGKIRRGVALPEGSRLHQTAEYGPPVDDEKLFNIVDVLDEIAVETGRTVPQIAINWLIGRPTVSSVIIGARNEEQLRQNLGSVGWSLTAEQIRRLDAVSAVTPPYPYFPYYRQEGFARLNPPAVPAIKMG; encoded by the coding sequence ATGGAATACAGAAATCTCGGCGCATCGGGGCTGAGGGTGCCGGTGCTGAGCTTCGGGGCCGGCACGTTCGGTGGCAGCGGACCGCTCTTCGGCGCCTGGGGCACGACAGATGCCGAGGAAGCGCGGCGGATGGTGGATATCTGCCTGGAGGCGGGCGTGACGCTGTTCGATACGGCGGACGTTTATTCGGCTGGCGCGTCAGAGGAGGTGCTGGGACAGGCGATTTCCGGCCGGCGCGATGCGGTGCTGATCTCGACCAAGATGGCGCTGCCGATGGGCGAGCGACCTGATGATTGGGGCACTTCGCGGTCACGGCTGATCCGCGCGACCGAGGATGCGCTGCGGCGGCTCGGCACCGACTATATAGACCTCTTGCAGCTTCACGCCTTCGACGCCTCGACGCCGATGGAGGAAGTGCTTTCGGCGCTCGATGGGTTGGTTGCCGGGGGCAAGGTGCGTTATGTCGGCGTTTCCAATTTCTCCGGCTGGCAGTTGATGAAAGCGCTCGGTATTTCCGAGCGATACGGCTACCCGCGCCATGTCGCCCATCAGGTCTATTATTCGCTCGCCGGGCGGGATTACGAATGGGAGCTGATGCCGCTTGCCGCCGACCAGCAGGTGGGGGCGCTCGTCTGGAGCCCCCTTGCCTGGGGCCGGCTGACCGGCAAGATCCGCCGCGGTGTGGCCCTGCCGGAGGGAAGCCGTCTGCACCAGACCGCTGAATATGGCCCACCCGTCGATGACGAGAAGCTCTTCAACATCGTCGACGTGCTGGACGAGATTGCCGTCGAGACCGGTAGGACGGTGCCGCAGATCGCCATCAACTGGCTGATCGGCCGGCCGACGGTCTCAAGCGTCATCATCGGCGCGCGCAATGAGGAACAGCTCAGGCAAAATCTCGGATCCGTCGGCTGGAGCCTGACGGCGGAGCAGATAAGGCGGCTGGATGCGGTCAGTGCCGTGACGCCGCCTTATCCCTATTTTCCTTACTATCGGCAGGAGGGTTTTGCCCGGCTCAACCCGCCCGCTGTCCCTGCAATAAAGATGGGATGA
- a CDS encoding LysR family transcriptional regulator, which translates to MSRQDINRSGEMEVFVSVVERGGFSAAALARRMTPSAVSKLVARLENRLGTRLVNRSTRKLQLTPEGCAFYERSVAILANISEAERFASAGEQAAGRISINTSGSFGNHVLAPLVPAFMAEHPGVTLDITHTDKVVDLLEERADVAIRAGPLKTSSLIARKLGAARKIIVASPDYLKQRGEPRSATDLHDHCRIGFSYARALEGWPILHGGETISLPLTSGLQVGDGEAMRYLALSGAGLARMTEFTVRADIAAGRLVPVLEKLNPGDVEEFYAVYIGQGGPLPARVRALLDFLAKHIRL; encoded by the coding sequence GTGAGCCGTCAGGACATCAATCGATCCGGTGAAATGGAAGTCTTCGTCAGCGTCGTCGAGCGCGGCGGCTTCTCCGCTGCTGCATTGGCGCGCCGCATGACGCCGTCGGCCGTTAGCAAGCTGGTCGCCCGGCTGGAAAACCGGCTCGGCACCCGCCTCGTCAACCGCTCGACGCGCAAGCTGCAGCTGACACCGGAAGGCTGCGCCTTCTATGAGCGCAGCGTGGCAATCCTCGCCAACATCTCGGAGGCCGAACGTTTTGCCTCGGCAGGAGAACAGGCGGCCGGACGCATCAGCATCAACACCAGCGGCTCTTTCGGCAATCATGTCCTGGCGCCGCTCGTCCCCGCTTTCATGGCCGAGCATCCCGGCGTCACGCTGGATATCACCCATACCGACAAGGTCGTCGACCTCCTGGAAGAGCGCGCCGATGTGGCGATCCGCGCCGGCCCGCTGAAGACATCGAGCCTGATTGCCCGCAAGCTCGGCGCTGCCAGAAAAATCATCGTCGCCTCGCCCGACTATCTGAAACAACGCGGCGAACCACGCTCAGCCACCGATCTGCACGATCACTGTCGCATTGGCTTTTCCTATGCCCGCGCACTGGAGGGCTGGCCGATCCTCCATGGCGGTGAAACGATCTCCCTTCCGCTCACATCAGGCCTGCAGGTCGGCGATGGTGAGGCCATGCGTTATCTGGCGCTCTCAGGCGCCGGCCTTGCGCGCATGACGGAGTTCACCGTGCGCGCCGATATCGCCGCCGGCCGCCTCGTCCCTGTGCTGGAAAAGCTCAATCCCGGTGATGTCGAAGAGTTCTACGCAGTCTATATCGGTCAGGGCGGGCCACTGCCGGCCCGTGTTCGCGCCCTCCTCGATTTCCTTGCAAAACACATCCGCCTTTAG
- a CDS encoding AbrB family transcriptional regulator gives MTILDASSFQQKASLPKWALLLALSAILVLFLELFALPASLLIGPMVAAIGLALTVGKGQLRIPYWPLQFGQVLVGLLMARNITPDILGTMAKDAPLFFVFIVSVIAIAAGLGWLLTRWQVLPGTTAVWGSTPGGASAMVIMSEAYGADARLVAFMQYLRVVFVAVGASVISRLWVAADGEAPPPVIFFPAVDWPAFTMTIAFAALCCYAVFRFRIQGGNIVVPLFAGAVLQGFGLLKIELPTWILALSYALIGWSIGLRFTRSILKHAARALPRVSASIIILMALCGCMAVALHKFAGIDPLTAYLATSPGGADSVAIIAASSDVDVPFVMAMQTGRFLIILLIGPALARFIARRSGLAESSA, from the coding sequence ATCACAATTTTGGACGCAAGCAGCTTCCAGCAGAAAGCGAGCCTGCCCAAATGGGCATTGCTGCTTGCCTTGTCCGCCATTCTTGTCCTGTTCCTCGAACTCTTCGCCCTGCCCGCCTCGCTGCTGATCGGCCCGATGGTCGCGGCGATCGGGCTGGCGCTCACCGTCGGCAAGGGGCAGTTGCGCATCCCCTACTGGCCGCTACAGTTCGGCCAGGTGCTGGTCGGCCTCCTGATGGCGCGCAACATCACGCCTGACATCCTGGGCACCATGGCCAAGGACGCGCCGCTCTTCTTCGTTTTCATCGTCTCGGTCATCGCCATTGCCGCCGGCCTCGGCTGGCTGCTCACGCGCTGGCAGGTTCTGCCCGGCACGACGGCTGTCTGGGGCTCGACGCCCGGCGGCGCCTCGGCCATGGTCATCATGTCGGAAGCCTACGGCGCCGATGCCCGCCTCGTCGCCTTCATGCAATATCTGCGCGTCGTCTTCGTCGCCGTCGGCGCCTCTGTCATCTCCCGCCTCTGGGTCGCCGCCGATGGTGAGGCGCCGCCGCCGGTCATCTTCTTCCCGGCGGTCGACTGGCCGGCCTTCACCATGACCATCGCCTTCGCCGCCCTCTGCTGCTACGCCGTCTTCCGCTTCCGCATCCAGGGCGGCAACATTGTGGTGCCGCTGTTTGCCGGCGCGGTGCTGCAAGGCTTCGGCCTGTTGAAGATCGAATTGCCGACCTGGATCCTGGCGCTCAGCTACGCGCTGATCGGCTGGAGCATCGGCCTTCGCTTCACCCGCTCGATCCTCAAACATGCCGCCCGCGCCCTGCCCCGCGTCTCCGCCTCCATCATCATCCTGATGGCGCTCTGCGGCTGCATGGCGGTGGCACTCCACAAATTCGCCGGCATCGACCCGCTGACCGCCTATCTTGCCACCAGCCCCGGCGGCGCCGATTCCGTCGCCATCATCGCCGCGTCAAGCGATGTCGACGTGCCCTTCGTCATGGCCATGCAGACCGGCCGCTTCCTGATCATTTTGCTGATCGGGCCGGCGCTTGCCCGCTTCATCGCCCGCCGCTCGGGACTTGCGGAAAGTTCCGCCTAA
- a CDS encoding ABC transporter ATP-binding protein, with product MARKKLDFRADAYRSVLGFVFRQWTHRPALVGTIVLLVIASTLAEVLVPVFSGEIVDTIASGNAAGGAIRAFAVVVALGLTSVVLRWFIFDGIIRLTLRIMADVANNGFHRVQRFSTDWHANSFAGSTVRKITRGMWALDALNDLLLIALLPSIVMLVGASIVLGTYWPIMGLIVAAGSLVYIGVTVALSMGFVSPAAKLANAWDTKLGGALADAISCNSVVKAFGAERREEERLRHVLAKWDNRTRRTWKRGTLNGTIQGFMMVSMQAGILGTGLVMWQQGLATAGDITFVLAMFFVLQGYLRSVGQDIRNLQRAVNDMEELVLLDKTPLGIEDKPGAKAIAIGEGEIVFDRVTFQYGAHPTPLYEDFSVTIKPGERVGLVGHSGSGKTTFVKLIQRLYDVNSGSIRIDGQDIAEVTQSSLRGQIAIVQQEPILFHRTLAENIAYGSPNASRREIENAAKQASAHRFIMDLPKGYETMVGERGVKLSGGERQRVAIARAFLADAPVLILDEATSSLDSESEVQIQQAMERLMDGRTTLVIAHRLSTVRALDRLLVFDRGMIVEEGDHQALIRLNNGIYRRLFERQALELTKGLVA from the coding sequence ATGGCTCGCAAAAAGCTCGATTTCCGTGCCGATGCGTATCGCAGCGTCCTCGGCTTTGTTTTTCGTCAATGGACTCATCGCCCCGCATTGGTGGGCACTATTGTCCTGCTGGTTATTGCCAGCACGCTGGCCGAAGTTCTCGTGCCGGTGTTTTCCGGTGAGATCGTCGACACGATTGCCAGCGGCAATGCGGCTGGCGGTGCTATCCGCGCCTTCGCTGTGGTCGTGGCCCTTGGCCTGACCAGCGTTGTATTGCGCTGGTTCATCTTCGACGGGATCATCCGGCTGACGCTGCGCATTATGGCCGATGTCGCCAATAACGGCTTCCATAGGGTGCAGCGGTTCTCGACGGATTGGCATGCCAATAGTTTCGCCGGCTCGACGGTCCGCAAGATCACCCGCGGCATGTGGGCGCTCGACGCGCTCAACGACCTGCTGCTGATCGCTCTGCTGCCGTCGATCGTCATGCTGGTCGGCGCCAGTATCGTGCTCGGCACCTATTGGCCGATCATGGGGCTGATCGTGGCTGCGGGATCGCTTGTTTATATCGGCGTGACCGTCGCACTTTCGATGGGTTTCGTGTCGCCTGCGGCAAAGCTTGCCAATGCCTGGGATACCAAGCTCGGCGGCGCGTTGGCGGATGCCATCAGCTGCAACTCGGTGGTCAAGGCCTTTGGTGCCGAAAGGCGCGAAGAGGAACGCCTGCGCCATGTGCTTGCCAAATGGGACAACCGCACGCGGCGGACGTGGAAGCGCGGGACGCTGAACGGCACGATCCAGGGCTTCATGATGGTCTCCATGCAGGCCGGCATTCTCGGCACCGGCCTTGTCATGTGGCAGCAAGGGTTGGCGACAGCAGGCGACATCACCTTCGTGCTGGCGATGTTCTTCGTCCTGCAGGGTTATCTGCGCTCGGTCGGGCAAGACATTCGAAACCTGCAGCGTGCCGTCAACGACATGGAGGAACTTGTCCTGCTCGACAAGACGCCGCTCGGCATCGAGGACAAGCCAGGTGCGAAAGCCATCGCGATCGGCGAGGGCGAGATCGTGTTCGATCGCGTCACCTTCCAGTATGGCGCGCATCCGACCCCGCTCTATGAGGATTTCTCGGTCACCATCAAACCGGGGGAACGGGTCGGATTGGTCGGCCATTCCGGCTCGGGCAAGACCACTTTCGTCAAGCTCATCCAGCGCCTCTATGACGTCAACTCGGGGTCGATCCGGATTGACGGACAGGATATCGCCGAGGTCACGCAATCGAGCCTGCGTGGCCAGATCGCCATCGTGCAGCAGGAGCCCATCCTGTTTCACCGCACTCTGGCCGAAAACATCGCCTATGGCAGCCCGAACGCGTCCAGGCGCGAGATCGAGAATGCGGCAAAACAGGCGAGCGCCCATCGTTTCATCATGGACCTACCGAAGGGCTACGAGACGATGGTGGGCGAGCGCGGTGTCAAGCTGTCGGGCGGCGAGCGTCAGCGTGTCGCCATCGCGCGCGCTTTTCTCGCCGATGCACCCGTGCTGATCCTGGACGAGGCGACATCGAGCCTCGACAGCGAGAGCGAAGTGCAGATCCAGCAGGCCATGGAGCGCCTGATGGATGGCCGCACGACGCTTGTCATCGCACACCGCCTTTCGACGGTGCGGGCGCTGGATCGACTGCTGGTGTTCGACAGGGGGATGATCGTCGAAGAAGGCGACCATCAAGCGCTCATCCGGCTCAACAACGGCATCTATCGCCGGCTGTTCGAGCGGCAGGCGCTCGAACTGACCAAGGGTCTGGTGGCATGA
- a CDS encoding LysR family transcriptional regulator, with translation MDNAGLSLDRMRTFVRVAERGNLSMVARELGVGQSTVTRHLNELEDAVGVPLLNRTTRRVTLTDEGSRYYANCLQVLRLVEQAAEEARNARRAAAGAVRLSCTAALGVMHITRLIFEFQDRHPDISVDLNLTDERIDLVREGVDLALRLGPLTDSSMKLHALGKSHRLLVGAPAYFSVHGRPERPDDLSRYETVIMSNVAGSDQIALSSRHGGNFTVPVNGKLRVDHGLAAREALAAGRGMGPAHLWLVHDLLDNGRLEVVLEDYRPSPVPLSLLIVPERSAIARVRLLTDFLVAEIPKLPGIRSS, from the coding sequence ATGGATAATGCCGGGCTGTCTCTCGACAGAATGCGCACATTTGTTCGCGTCGCCGAGCGAGGCAACCTATCTATGGTGGCAAGAGAACTCGGCGTCGGTCAATCCACGGTGACGCGGCATCTCAACGAACTAGAGGATGCAGTCGGTGTGCCTCTCCTCAACCGAACCACGCGTCGCGTGACGCTTACCGACGAAGGCAGTCGCTATTATGCCAACTGCCTTCAGGTATTGCGCCTAGTCGAGCAGGCTGCCGAGGAAGCCAGGAATGCACGTCGGGCGGCCGCAGGCGCTGTCAGGCTTTCGTGTACCGCAGCGCTTGGCGTGATGCACATCACCCGCCTCATCTTCGAATTTCAGGACCGGCATCCTGATATCAGCGTCGATCTCAACTTGACCGACGAACGCATCGACCTGGTTCGCGAAGGCGTTGACCTGGCGCTCCGACTTGGACCTCTCACTGACAGTTCCATGAAGCTTCATGCGCTCGGAAAAAGCCACCGGCTGCTGGTCGGCGCTCCGGCCTATTTCTCCGTTCACGGGCGGCCGGAGCGCCCGGACGATCTCTCGCGATACGAAACCGTCATAATGTCCAATGTGGCCGGGAGCGATCAGATCGCTCTCTCCTCCCGCCATGGCGGGAATTTTACGGTTCCAGTCAACGGGAAGCTGCGCGTCGATCACGGGCTTGCGGCGCGCGAAGCCTTGGCTGCAGGACGCGGCATGGGTCCCGCTCACCTTTGGCTAGTCCACGATCTCCTGGATAACGGTCGCCTCGAGGTCGTGCTCGAAGACTATCGCCCGTCGCCGGTTCCGCTGAGCCTGCTCATCGTGCCAGAGCGCTCTGCCATCGCCCGCGTTCGCCTTCTCACCGACTTTCTTGTCGCCGAGATTCCCAAACTCCCGGGGATCCGGTCATCGTAA
- a CDS encoding NmrA/HSCARG family protein has product MSANDKPLIAIAGATSKQGRSVASTLLRSGRFRVRALTRKKDSPEALNLEQLGAEIVSVPLQLGFQKDVVAAFEGADGAFLMTPPIIPPETTEAPIGRQLADAAVEAGVGHIVFSTLENVDAISGGTKFAPHFTDKARVADHIRGLPISHSFVILAFFYTNLLEYYLPRMEGDTLLLPIYLPEDFRAPFVDPLTATGPAVLEIFSNPERYNGRTLPIVGDVISPREMVETFREVTGLKAEYRNAFTKGGLLQYFPEFAANELFVQELLGMVEYAVQYGYFGKEHDLEWSRRLNPDTLDWKQYLRTTGWRGDKRSFGL; this is encoded by the coding sequence ATGTCTGCAAACGATAAGCCACTCATCGCAATTGCCGGTGCCACCAGCAAACAGGGTCGTAGCGTCGCATCAACGCTCCTTCGCAGCGGACGTTTCCGCGTACGCGCCCTGACCCGGAAAAAGGATTCACCCGAGGCTTTAAATCTGGAGCAACTTGGAGCCGAGATTGTATCCGTCCCTCTCCAGCTTGGCTTCCAGAAGGATGTCGTTGCTGCCTTCGAAGGGGCGGACGGGGCATTTCTGATGACGCCGCCCATCATTCCGCCGGAGACAACAGAGGCTCCGATCGGCCGCCAACTTGCGGATGCGGCGGTCGAGGCAGGCGTCGGACATATTGTCTTTAGCACGCTTGAGAATGTCGATGCCATCTCCGGCGGGACGAAGTTTGCTCCGCACTTCACCGACAAAGCGCGCGTTGCGGACCATATTCGCGGTCTGCCGATCTCTCATTCCTTCGTCATCCTGGCATTCTTCTACACGAATCTTCTCGAATATTATCTGCCGCGCATGGAGGGTGACACGCTGCTGTTGCCGATCTATCTTCCCGAGGATTTTCGAGCACCTTTTGTCGATCCGCTCACGGCGACCGGGCCGGCCGTGCTCGAAATTTTCTCAAATCCCGAGCGCTACAACGGGAGAACGCTGCCGATCGTCGGCGATGTCATCTCTCCGCGCGAGATGGTCGAAACCTTCCGAGAGGTAACCGGCCTCAAGGCGGAATATCGAAATGCTTTCACCAAGGGTGGCCTGCTGCAGTATTTTCCGGAGTTCGCCGCCAACGAGCTTTTCGTGCAAGAACTGCTGGGGATGGTCGAGTATGCCGTTCAGTATGGTTATTTCGGAAAGGAGCATGATCTGGAGTGGAGCCGTCGCCTGAATCCCGACACGCTCGACTGGAAGCAATATCTTCGCACCACGGGTTGGCGCGGCGACAAGCGATCTTTCGGGCTCTAG
- a CDS encoding AraC family transcriptional regulator encodes MSLNLTPQVFEGLERLCEPQGGGGILTAPAFPGIERIEAQFSGNMFEPHRHDTYALGVTLHGVQTFTYRGERRFSLPGQVIVLHPDEEHDGGAGTADGLHYRMLYMEPALLMECLEAEKIGLPFVDQPVIADGALAQVLLAALGELDRELDELFVDDFVSRVAGGLSRHSQVRRRALGAVAWRQVRAARDYLEAHALRPVRSGELENITGLDRFTLSRHFRTAFATSPHRYMLMRRLQQAKARMGEGESFADVAAATGFADQAHFIRHFKKAYGVTPGRWAGLHRAHAAKAGNGSLA; translated from the coding sequence TTGAGCCTGAATCTAACGCCGCAAGTCTTCGAGGGTCTTGAACGTTTGTGCGAGCCGCAGGGCGGCGGCGGCATCCTGACTGCGCCGGCCTTTCCGGGCATCGAGCGTATCGAGGCGCAGTTCTCCGGCAATATGTTCGAGCCACACCGGCACGATACCTATGCGCTCGGTGTCACCCTGCACGGCGTGCAGACCTTCACCTATCGCGGCGAACGGCGCTTCAGCCTGCCGGGGCAGGTGATCGTGTTGCACCCGGACGAGGAGCACGACGGCGGGGCGGGAACCGCAGACGGACTGCATTACCGCATGCTCTACATGGAGCCGGCGCTGTTGATGGAATGCCTGGAGGCGGAGAAGATCGGTCTTCCCTTCGTCGACCAGCCTGTGATCGCCGATGGTGCGCTAGCGCAGGTGCTGCTTGCCGCACTCGGCGAACTCGACCGGGAACTGGACGAACTTTTCGTCGATGATTTCGTCAGCCGCGTGGCGGGTGGCCTGTCGCGGCATTCGCAGGTGCGCCGCCGGGCTCTGGGCGCGGTTGCCTGGAGGCAGGTGCGGGCGGCTCGCGATTATCTGGAGGCGCATGCGCTGAGGCCGGTGCGCTCCGGCGAACTGGAGAACATTACCGGCCTCGACCGTTTCACCCTGTCACGGCATTTCCGCACGGCCTTTGCCACCAGCCCGCACCGCTACATGCTGATGCGGCGGCTGCAGCAGGCAAAGGCGCGGATGGGCGAAGGCGAAAGTTTTGCCGATGTGGCCGCCGCCACGGGCTTTGCCGACCAGGCGCATTTCATCCGGCATTTCAAGAAGGCCTATGGCGTTACGCCGGGGCGGTGGGCCGGACTGCATCGTGCCCATGCGGCAAAGGCCGGCAATGGCAGCCTGGCGTAG
- a CDS encoding DUF2000 family protein has protein sequence MFDTKIAIVLRNNLAGWQKLNVTAFLSTGIAGQYPEIIGEPYQDRAGNLYNPLSIQPIIVLSADETTISTIHRRALERDVTSSVFIEEMFATGHDAANRAVFAEYAPDDAKVVGIALRADKKIVDKITKGATMQH, from the coding sequence ATGTTTGATACCAAAATTGCGATCGTCCTGCGAAACAATCTTGCCGGCTGGCAGAAGCTGAATGTCACAGCCTTCCTCTCGACAGGCATCGCCGGACAATATCCGGAGATCATCGGCGAGCCCTACCAGGACCGCGCCGGCAACCTTTACAACCCGCTATCCATCCAGCCGATCATAGTCTTGTCGGCCGACGAAACGACGATATCGACCATCCACCGCCGCGCGCTGGAGCGCGACGTGACGTCATCCGTCTTTATCGAGGAAATGTTTGCAACCGGCCACGATGCGGCCAACCGCGCCGTCTTCGCCGAATATGCCCCCGATGATGCTAAGGTTGTCGGCATTGCACTCAGAGCCGACAAGAAAATCGTCGACAAGATCACCAAGGGCGCCACGATGCAGCATTGA
- a CDS encoding OmpA family protein — MIKKFILLAVAASYLSACTTTDPYTGEQKVSNTAGGAALGALGGALVGVAVGGGGHGKRNAALIGAGLGALAGGAIGNYMDQQEAELRAQLEGTGISVTRQGDNIILNMPSNITFDVDQDAVKAGFYPTLNSVAIVLRKFNRTLIDINGHTDSTGSLQHNQDLSQRRALSVADYLGSQGIDQRRVSAVGFGPSQPVASNATEAGRAQNRRVEIQIAPITQS; from the coding sequence ATGATCAAGAAATTCATCCTTCTGGCCGTTGCGGCGAGTTACCTCTCAGCTTGCACGACGACCGATCCCTATACTGGTGAGCAGAAGGTATCCAACACTGCCGGCGGTGCTGCCCTTGGCGCGCTCGGCGGTGCCCTCGTCGGTGTGGCCGTCGGCGGCGGCGGCCATGGCAAGCGCAACGCGGCGCTGATCGGTGCCGGCCTTGGCGCGCTCGCCGGTGGCGCAATCGGCAACTACATGGACCAGCAGGAAGCCGAGCTTCGTGCCCAGCTCGAAGGCACCGGCATTTCTGTCACCCGCCAGGGCGACAACATCATTCTCAACATGCCGTCGAACATCACCTTCGATGTCGACCAGGACGCGGTGAAGGCGGGCTTCTATCCGACGCTGAATTCGGTGGCGATCGTGCTACGCAAGTTCAACCGCACCCTCATCGACATCAACGGTCATACGGACTCCACCGGCAGCCTGCAGCATAATCAGGACCTGTCGCAGCGCCGCGCGCTGTCCGTTGCCGATTATCTCGGCAGCCAGGGCATCGACCAGCGCCGCGTCTCGGCCGTCGGCTTCGGCCCGTCGCAGCCGGTCGCTTCCAATGCGACCGAAGCCGGCCGCGCCCAGAACCGCCGTGTCGAAATCCAGATCGCGCCGATCACCCAGAGCTGA
- a CDS encoding helix-turn-helix domain-containing protein, whose translation MKPDNHQETGPCEEDADGCQQVRACDHISRMLARISDKWSLLVVRVLGHGPLRFNALRREVGEISQKVLASTLRELEENGFVSRTVTHTTPPQVEYALTDLGREFLDPVRGLAEWVVANSARMDEARAAYAKRRGLD comes from the coding sequence TTGAAACCAGATAACCATCAGGAAACCGGCCCCTGCGAGGAGGACGCCGATGGCTGCCAGCAAGTTCGCGCCTGCGATCACATCAGCCGCATGCTGGCACGCATCAGCGACAAGTGGAGCCTGCTAGTGGTGCGCGTGCTGGGTCACGGGCCGCTGCGCTTCAACGCCTTGCGCCGCGAAGTGGGTGAGATCAGCCAGAAGGTGCTGGCATCGACGCTCAGGGAGCTCGAGGAGAACGGTTTCGTTTCCCGGACCGTCACGCATACGACACCTCCGCAGGTCGAATATGCGCTGACGGATCTCGGCCGGGAGTTCCTGGACCCGGTTCGGGGGCTCGCCGAGTGGGTCGTCGCAAACTCCGCACGCATGGACGAGGCGCGGGCGGCCTATGCCAAACGTCGCGGCCTCGACTGA